The following are encoded in a window of Terriglobales bacterium genomic DNA:
- the lepB gene encoding signal peptidase I: MREPKKKKTAGPKKEKKRETPLEFLASLAVVLVTGMFIITFNVQAFEIPSSSMEDTLLIGDHVFVDRSTYAPASTWIEPVMPYHEVRRGDIVVFLSPSQAGLYVVKRIIGIPGDRIHLKDGVVYRNGQALHEPYVTHYCDNVSVPCYSPYRDNFPAEPPTEGSQVNPDWQMEMPSHLQGGDLVVPPDCFFGMGDNRLASYDSRFWGFIPRQNIIGRPMFIYWSFDTPAHQWEKTGLSDRVAWMGHVVWHFFGGTRWRRTAKVVR, from the coding sequence GTGCGCGAGCCTAAGAAGAAAAAGACCGCCGGCCCCAAGAAGGAGAAGAAGCGGGAGACGCCGCTGGAATTCCTGGCCTCCCTGGCGGTGGTGCTGGTGACCGGGATGTTCATCATCACCTTCAATGTGCAGGCCTTCGAGATCCCCTCCAGCTCGATGGAGGACACGCTGCTCATCGGCGACCACGTGTTCGTGGACCGCTCCACCTACGCCCCTGCCAGCACCTGGATCGAGCCCGTCATGCCCTACCACGAGGTCCGGCGCGGCGACATTGTGGTGTTCCTCTCCCCCTCGCAGGCGGGGCTGTACGTGGTGAAGCGCATCATCGGGATCCCCGGCGACCGCATCCACCTGAAGGACGGCGTGGTCTACCGCAACGGCCAGGCGCTCCACGAGCCTTACGTGACGCATTATTGCGACAACGTCTCCGTCCCTTGCTATTCGCCGTATCGCGACAACTTCCCCGCCGAGCCGCCCACGGAGGGCAGCCAGGTCAACCCCGACTGGCAGATGGAGATGCCCAGCCACCTTCAGGGTGGCGACCTGGTGGTGCCCCCCGACTGCTTCTTCGGCATGGGCGACAACCGGCTGGCCAGCTACGACAGCCGCTTCTGGGGCTTCATCCCGCGCCAGAACATCATCGGGCGCCCCATGTTCATCTACTGGTCGTTCGACACGCCGGCGCACCAGTGGGAGAAGACCGGCCTCTCCGACCGGGTGGCGTGGATGGGCCACGTGGTCTGGCACTTCTT